TGATGGAGGCCACCGTCGGCGTCGAAATCGCCAGCCGCCGCGCCGAACAGCGCAAGGCGGAAGGCGAAGGCGAGGCGCACTACATTTCGCAAACCGGCAAGGCCGAAGCCGAAAAGATGCGCCTGATGGGCGAAGCGCAAGGCGTGGCCTACCGTGAACAGGTCAACGCGCTCGGCGCGCAAGGCGTCGCGCTGGTCGAGACGCTCAAAGTCATCGGCGAGAAAGGCGTGCGCATCACTCCTGATGTGCTGGCGTCGGGCGGGAATGGCGATGGCGCGGGCGGGTTGGGGACGTTGTTGTTGCTGAATCTGTTTCGCGGGCAGATGAAGGGGAACGACGCGGGCAATAACGGCGCGAAGTAGCGGCAGCCGGATTTGATGGTGCGGGCAGCCGGGTTGTCCTGGCTGCCCGCGCTTCTCATCGGTAAGGCGAAATTCGATTGTTGTTAATGAACAGGTTTGGCTATACTCCCGTTTCCCCTCCAAGCAAAACGTAACGGCAGTCAGCAGCAACCCTACAAATGAGCAAAGCGCGCAAACAACTGATTGAAGGCAGTAATCTCTACGGCATTGAGCCGCGGGAGGTGCCCCTCTATAGCCTCTTGCAAGCTTCGCGCTACCTGAAAATTCCGTTTGGGACATTGCGTTCATGGGTAAGAGGCCGTGACTATCCAAGCGGAAATGAGCAAGGCAAGAAGTTCTCAGGCCCAGTTATTTTATTGTCTGACCCTGACGTTGCGCGCTTGTCTTTCATGAACCTCGTCGAAGCTTACGTGTTGAATGGAATCCGGCGGGTCGAAAACGTCCCTTTTTACAAGGTCCGAAACGCGATCAAGTACCTTGAAGACAAATCTCCTTCGAAACATCCGCTGGCCGACAAGCTGTTTCTGACCAATGGCGTGGATTTATTCATTGAGGATTTGGGGCAACTGGTCAATGTCTCGCGTGGCGGACAACTTGCCATCAGAAACGTCGTCGAAGAATATCTGCGCCGCATTGACCGTGACCCGACGAAACTTTTGCCGGTGCGCCTCTACCCATTTCTGCGCTCGCCTCATCAAGCCGAAGAACCGAAACGAGTAATGATTGATCCATTGGTTTCATTTGGCCGTCCCGTGCTTGCGAAGACCGGGGTGCCGACTGCGATCGTGGCCGAACGTTTTTACGCCGGGGATTCGACGGACGAATTAGGTAGGGACTATGGCGTCGAAAGAGAAGAGATCGAAGAAGCGGTCAGGTACGAAGCTCCCGCTAGAAAAGCAGCTTGAAAATGTTGTTTTCTTCGTTGACCGCTGCCTCGGCAAAAATACTGTTCCAGAAACCCTTCGCCAAGCTGGCCTGAGAGTCGAGGTACACTCCGACCATTTTCAAGACGATGCGCCGGATACGCACTGGCTAATTGAATGTGGGAAACGCGATTGGGTGGTGCTGACCAAAGATAGAGAAATTCGTCGGAATGATTTGGAACGCATTGCCTTGATGAATTCTGGAGTTGCATCTTTCATTCTTATTTCCGCGAATAGCTCTGGGTTGGACAACGCCAATGCCCTGAGCAAATCCCTCCCAAAAATTGCCCGTTTTCTTCAAACCAGACCAAAGCCTTTTATCGCGCGTATCAACAAAAACGGTGAAGTTGAACTCTGGATTGATCACAAAGGCAAAGATCACTTGAAGCACTGACCTTGAACCCGCTCAACAGAAAAGGAGTTCGTTATGCTCAAACCAACCCGCTCTGTATTCATTGCGTTTTTGCTCCTGACCACTGTCGTCCCCGCGCAGGAAGGCTTTTCGCCCTTCACCACCGATTTCCCGCCCGAAGAATTCGCCGCCCGCCGCACCGAAGTTTACAAGGCCATCGGCGAGAACGGCCTTGCCCTAGTGCAAGGCGCGCCGAGTCCCGCTGGCTACACGCGCTTCCGCCAGTCGAACGAGTTTTACTACCTCTGCGGCATCGAAGTCCCGCACGCCTATTTGCTGTTGGATGGCGCGACGCGGCGGGCCTCGCTCTACTTGCCGCATCGCAACGAAGGGCGCGAACGCGGCGAGGGGAAAATGTTGTCGGCGGAAGACGCAGCGGAGGTCGTCAAGCTGAGCGGCGTTGAGACGGTGTATGGCAGCGACTTGTTGAATGAGCATCTGGCGCGGGCGACGCGCACCAGCGGGCGCGCGCTGTTTACGCCCTTCAGCCCGGCGGAAGGCTTTGCGATGAGCCGCGATCTGGCGGTGCGCGTGATTGGCGATTACGCGGCTGATCCCTTTGACGGGCGGCCTTCGCGCGAAGGCGCACTGATTCAAACGTTGCGCGGGCGCTTCCCGCAATTCGAGATCAAAGACCTGACGCCGGCGCTCGACCGCTTGCGGCTGATCAAGAGTCCGCGCGAGTTGGCGTTGATCAAAAAGGCTACGCGGCTCGGCGGTTTGGCGTTGATGGAGGCGATGCGTTCGACCGAGCCGGGCATTTATGAACACGAATTGGATGGGATGGCGAAGTACGTTTATTACCGCAACGGCGCGCAGGGCGAGGCCTATTACTCGCTGATCGCCAGCGGGCGCAACGCCTGGTATCCGCACTACAACGCGGGCAAGCGGCAGATGCGCGACGGCGATTTTCTGCTGATGGATTTCGCGCCGGACGTGGGCTACTACATGAGCGATGTGACGCGGATGATGCCGGTCAACGGCGTGTTCAACGCCTGGCAGCGCGAGCTATACGGCTTTTATCTCGGCTGCTATCAGGCAGTGCTGAAGGCGATCAACCCCAACGTCACCGCGCAAGTGGTTATTCAGGAAGCCGTCAAAGAGATGGAGCAGTTGCTGGCTTCGTCCAAATTTTCCAAGCCTGCATATGAGAATGCGGCGAAGGCCTTTGTCGCGCGCTATCAAGCCTCGGCGAAAAATCCAAATGCTTCGCTGGGTCATTGGGTCGGTATGGCAACGCACGACGACGGCCCGCACGAAGGGCCGTTGCGCGCCGGGATGGTCTTCACGATTGAACCCGCGCTGACCGTGCCCGAAGAGCAGATTTATATCCGCCTGGAAGACCTGATCATCATCACCGCGACCGGCAAAGAGATCGTTTCCGATTTCGTGCCGATGGAGATAGATGCAATTGAAAAGCTGATGAAAGAGGAAGGGATGTTGCAGCGGTATCCAAAAGATGGCGGGTTGCCGAAACCGTAAATGTTAATCGTCGGGACTGAAAACGCACAGGGTTAATTGGTCACTCGGTGTGCATCGGCATAAATGCGAAGCGCGGCTTCGATGAGTTGCTGAAATTCTTCGCCTTGCGCGCGATACCATTCAAGTACAGTGGCGTCTACTTTAAGGGTCACTTCCTCTTTTTTGCGCGGTAGCCGCCAAGTTGCCTGCGCAAAGAATTGATCGGTCAGCGGCGGAATGTCGGACGTATCAATCTCCTCATCCGTCAACGCATCAATACGTGCCCAATCCGTTTCTGAGGGCGTCTTCAAATTGTTGGCGTTCATGTTTTTGAGCCTTTCGCAACGAGATAATGCGTAGCATGTCGAACCCGCGCTCGACATACACAACTACGACCACACGCGCTTGTAAAAAACCGATTCCGATCCAACGGTCTTCGCCATAATCTTCCCTTGTCTCTGGCACAGTCAACACAGGGCCTTCAAAGATTTGCCAAGCATCGGCAAAATCAAAACCGTGCTTGCGGATGTTAATGCGGTTTTTGGCTTCGTCCCAATCAAACCTCACGGATCATTCCTTCTTTGATTGCAATGCCTCACTCATACCGTAATGCCTCAATCGGATCCATCCGCGCCGCCTTCCACGCCGGCCACAAACCGAAAATCAGCCCGATGCCTACGCTCGACACAAAGCCTGCGATGGGCGCCCAGAGCGGCACATACGACGGCACGATCAGTTTGATCAGCAGCGTGATCAGCCAGCCAAAAAACAAACCGATCAGGCCACCCAGGCCGGTCAGCGTCATGGCTTCGATCAGGAATTGCCAGAGGATGTCGCGGCGTTTGCCGCCGATGGCTTTGCGGATGCCGATCTCTTTGGTGCGTTCGGTGACGCTGACCAGCATGATGTTCATTACGCCGATGCCGCCGACCATCAGACCGACCGAAGAGATCGCGATCATCGCCAGCGCGACGCCGAAAGTGATCGAACGGAAGGTGTCAATGATCGAATCCGCTGTCTGAATGCCGAAGTTGTTCGGCTGGCCGAAAGATACTTGGCGGCGAATGCGCAGCAAATCGGCGACTTGGTCCTGCGCGGTTTTGAGCATGCCGGGTTTGGCGACGGCGAGGATGAAGACATCGTCGGCGCGCGGTTTCAGACGCAGCGCCAAACTGTAAGGCATGAAAATGATGTTGTTCTGATCGTTGTTGCCCTGGCCGCCGCCGAAAAGTTGTTCGCGTTTTTCCAGCACGCCGATGACGCGGAATTCGCGCCCGCCGATGGTGATGGTTTTGTCGAGCGGCGAACCGAAGGGGAAGAACTGATCGGCGACCGAAGCACCAATGACGCAGACTTCATCGGTGTTGTCGTTCTCGCCTTGGGTGAAAAAACGTCCGGCGGAGATTACCCAAATTCCGGCTTTTTCGTAATCGGGCAAGGTGCCTTGCAACAACACGGCGGCGGATTGCGTGCCGCCGCCTTTGACCTCGATCTTGCGCCCGAAATAGTCGTTGGTGATGTTGAGCAGTGGCACCGAGATGCTGACCGAAGGCAATTGCGCCAGCGCCACCGCGTCGTCATAGGTCAGCGGCTTGCGCATACGTTCTTCGCGGGTGGGCGGGCCGAAACGTATGCCCCGGTCGAATTTGTTGATGAACAGAGAGTTGGTGCCGAACGATTCGATCTGTTGGGTGACGGCGTAATCAATGCCACTGATGATCGAAGCAATCGCCATCACCGTCATCACGCCAATCACGACGCCAATCACGGTCAGGAACGAGCGCAGCTTATTCGCGCGCAACGTGTCAATCGCCATCCAGAAATTTTCGGTTATGTCAGTTCTCATAGTAGTCAGTAGTCAGTAGTCAGTAAAAATCCATCGTGATGTCCAGCACGGGCGACGCTGCCGTAATCGCCGGCAATTGAGCAATGGCGGCGGCGTCTGATGAACGAGGCGATCACCATCACGACCCAGACGCCGATCACCACGCCGATCACTGTCAAGGCTGATCTGGGTGTCCCCCCGCCGTGACAATTTAGCGGAGCGGAATCGGGTTGAATTCGAAGGTGCGCGGAAAATCGAGATTCACCACACGTTTCTGCTCCAGCCTACGCAGAAGCCGCAAGACATTTTCGCCTGACTCGGTTCCTGCATACCGGCGCAATAAGTAACCGACGGTAGGATCATCCTCTTCGAGCAGCGCGAAGAGGAGACGGCTCTCTTCAGGCGCGAGCCTCAGTGGAGCAAGATAGCGCTTGAAGAGAATAACAGCCTGTTCGTTCTGAAAGGCAAGGCTTTCTACGGCGCACCCGAGGCTGACTTGCAACTGTTGTTCGAACTGCGCGCGCGTTTGGGCGCTGAGTGTGCCTGCCGCCCCCTTGATTGCGAAGTGCGGTACATTGAGGCGCACACAAACTGCCAGCAATTCTTCCGGCGTGGCCGGGATCTCCTGGCCAAACAAATCCTCAACACCAATGGTTTGCGTCGCGGCAAAAAAGCCCGCCGGCGCGAGGGTCGCTAGCACGGTGAAGAGTAGCGCCCGGAGTTGCCGGAAGTTCGATCGGCGATTTGCGGCGTCAGCGGATTGTGCATGCCGAGGACAGCAAAGCCCGGGCCCAGCAAGGCGCAATGGAAGCCCGCCGCCGGCAATACCTGGCGAAGCTGTTCGGTACGGGCAAAAACCGGTGCGGGCAGCGTTGCCGGTTTGGCGTTTTGCAATGCGCGGGCAATTTCCGCGCTGCCCGAAAGGGCGGCTGCGGCCAGCAGCGAGGCCGCGATTGAGGCGGAAACTGCCTCTGGCATGCTGCCCTCGAATTTTGCGCTCTTGCCCAGCAGGGAGCTTACGACGCGCGCTCCCACGGCTTCCGGCGCGTTGCTGGCGGCCCAGTGAAGCCCTGCCCGCATCCAGGCGCTGAATGCCTCTCTATGGTTCCCGCGCTCAGCAGCCAGCCTAGCCAGGATTAGGTTGGCATACAACGCATCGCTTTCTGAACGCGCCCCCAGCGTCGTGGAAAAGGCGGCGTTGAAATACTGCTCTGCCTGCTCGAATTCCTGACGACGACGGTACAGCCGGGCCAGGTTGATCGAATTTACATATTGGAGACGGCGGTCTGGGAAAGGCAAGCGCGCGGTTCGTTCTTCGATCTCCTTTTCCAGCGCTAAAGCCTGTGTGATGTCGCCTGCTTTCAGGCGGCAGAGCGCAAAGATATTTAACAGGTAAAGGTATTCGCGGCGCTCCTGTCCGGCCGGGTCGGCGAATGAACACGCCTGCTGAAAACATGCTTCGGCGCACGCGAGGTTGCCCGTCATCACATATCCCCAGCCTTTGGATTGCAACAGAAAGCTCCGCATTTCGGGGGGCAGAACCGCCGGGGGATCAGGGATGTTGGCCGCCTCAGCAAACCGTTGGGAAGCCACGCGCAGGCCCTGGGCATAAGACTGAAAGATTCCCCAATCCAATCCGATCCGAAGCTTCGTGAGTGCTCTTTCAAGCAGCCGCAACGTAATCCCCAGCCCACCTTCCGCCAGGCGCCGTTGTCCTTCGGTGTAAAGAAACCAGGGCTCCACATACATATTGTTCCCGTGGAACTGCGCATAAGCATCCAGCCAGCCAAAAGGGCGCGCCAGCGCGCCCAACCGATCAAATTCCAGGCGGGCCACATCCTGCGGACGCCGCCGCCGCTCAGGCGGAACGAGACAATAACCATTGGCGAGCGGGATGAGCGCGGCGGCTGGCGGCAAATCAGCCGCCGCCAGCGCAAGCCGCATTTCAGGGGAGCTGACCCCAGGAACCAGGCCAAGAATATCTCCTGCCACGGTCACGGGCGGCGGTTCCCGGCTCCCTTGCCAGTCTATTTCCCAATCCGCCGGCACTGCCGGGTCGTCTGCATCTGCCGCGACCAGCGCGATCTTACTCGGCGTGGCGCGTAACGCTTGCGCCAAAAACCGGATAAAAAGGAGATTCTCGTTTTCCCAGGGAAGCGCAGCGCGCGGCGCGATCACCAGGAAGAGATAGGGTGCAACTCCCTGTACTCTTTCTCTGATTCGCTGCGCGAAGTTTAGTGATTCAACGGTGGCCCGGTCGCCGAGCGCTTCAGCGTCAATAAACTCGCCGATAATATCGGCATAGGAAATTTCTCTGGGTGGCGCTGCGCGATGCCAGTCCGCCACCGCGAATTCAGAACTCGGAAGCTCCAGCGCAAGTTGCGCAAAGAATTCCCGCGCCACTTGCTGGCCTCTCCAGGCACCAAGGCTCAAATCCGCCGCCACCCAAGTTCCTGGCAGACCGGCGTTCTCAATTTGCTGCCTCAGCGTTTCCTGGCTTCGGGCGCGAAACCCCGGCAGGGATAGGGTGCCGGGGTCTCTGGTGAAATCAATTGTGGCGCGTTTCTCCACGTGCTAGCCCTCGGCGCGATTCAGCTCGGATGCCTCGGCTTCCTGTCCGATGGCGATCAGATAGATGGTGGAGTGCGTCAGCCCATCCAAGTCAAGGAAGTCATCAATCCGACGATCGTAATAGCCGCCCAGGTTGATGCTCCCCAGGCCCAGGCCGAGCGCCACAAGGTTGAAATTTTGGGCCACGTGCCCAGCTTCAAGTAAGGCGAAACGATAGCCGCGGTCGCCATACTTGAACGTCGAACGGTCGAAAACAGCCGTAATGAAAATAAGCAATGACGCATCGTGCACGTTGGTTTGCTGCGCCAGCGCGCGCGCCAGCGTCTCTGATTGGTCGCCATCGCGGAGCCGGCGCAGATGATTTTCTACCGGATTGTAATGATAAAGGCCCGTTGGAAAGCCCTCGGCATGCGCGCTGTGGAAATAGATTTCCAGCGGATAAAGCGCCCCCGCCGACGGCGCGGCGCGGAACGCGCGCGGATACCCCAGCGAACGTTGATCGCGGGTGATGCCAGCAGCGCAATGCAGCAGCGTCGCCACGGTCTGCAAATTGACTGGCAGGGGAAGCATCTGCTTTGCCGTAGACCGTTTGAGGAGCGCTTCGCCGAGCGGGATGGTCAGCGGCGCCAACGTTGCGGGCAGTTCCAGAACCGGATAGCCGTGAAAGGAAAACGATTCGGCAAGCTGCTCCATTCGCGCCAAGACCTCATGGTCAGCAGGCGGCACATCGAACGCCGACAGTTTCGAGTTCTCGTGGAAGGTTTCCCAAATGAGATCGCCATCGCCTTCTGAAATTGGCGGATCGGTGAAGCGATTACTGTTGAGCATGATTTTTCCGTGTTGGATGGTTGTCTATTCAATGCCTATGGATAGGGATGCGGGACAGAGTTGTCGCCTTTTTCGCGCGTGATGCCTGCGTAACCGAGTTGCTGGGGGATCGTCCAGAGCCGGTTGCCGCCCTGCGCACGGATACTATGGCCGACGGCAAGCGGATGAAAGCCGGGGATGATGGCGCGTACCACCGACAGACCCACTTCCTGAACATCCGGCGTCGTCAGATCGCAAAGTAACGCCATGTGGTTTACGGCGCGCAGCTTTTGCAACAGCGTTTGCAAGTCTTTCCCAGGCTCACCTGTGGATAGGTTCGCGAGACTGCCGAAATCTATCCGTGCCGGTGAGGCGAAAAGAAAATTCGCGAGCGGGGCCTTCGCATGATCGCACCAAAAATTCAGATGGCCGGTTTGATCCTCCACATTGTCGTAATGGGGGTTGTTCGCCAGACGCGGCATATGGATCATAATCTTCTGGCAATATTCCAGCGTATGCGCCAACTCTTCCAAACTCTTGCGGACAGCCTCTTCAGGATCAAGGGATGCCGATCCGGCGGGAACCAGCGGCGGCGCCTCAGGCATGGTGTTGCGCGAAACAGAGAGGACTGTGGGGACACCGGCATCCAGCGTCATATCGAACAGCGTCACCTCATAACCGGCGTTCTCGAAGCGCGCGACAAGGTCGCGATTGCGCGCGCTCAGCGATTCCGCGCGAATCTGCGGAGGGGCCAGCCTGGCTTGCCAGGTGATGGTAAATGCGTCGCGCTCGATCACTTCGCAAAGCGCGGAAATCGCCGCTTCAAAATAGCTGCAATGACAGGCCAGTCCAGTCGAAATGGACTGCGCGATGGGGCTGTCCCCTTGCCCGCGATGGTAGATGTAGGGGACATAGACCATGGCCGCCGGGACGTGCCAGCTCTCGCCGCGCAGCGGGTCAACCGCCGGCGCCCATCGCACCGGCGTGTGCTCATCGAAAGGCACAAACATCACTTTGGGGTTCTGATACTGCGCCGGGCTGAGCAGCGCGAACTCCGCCGGATGCACACAGCGGAAAGGCGCGTTCGCATAGGGATGGAGCGGCAACTCCGCCAACTGGTAAAGCGCTCCGCAATAGCGTTCGACTGACTCGCCAATCGCCTTCGCCATGGCGATGCCGCGCTGGGCAGACGCGCCGCCAGTCTTGTTAAAGTTCGCTTGCTCGCTGAAAGAATCGGTATTGCACGCTTGCGCGAAAAAATGAAAAAAATCAGGACTGCCCGGCTGGCGGGGCGATTCCGTCACAAACTGAACAATCCCCAGATGCTCGTCTACGATGTATTCCAACGCATCAAATAGGCGCCGCAAGGATTTCTGTTTCGCACTCATTCTTCAACCACCTTGCTCGCGAGCGAGCTGTTGATGATGGATGTGGAGGAACGGCGGATAAGCGGGCTACAGGCGCGGCAGCGCGGCACGCGCAGGACTTTTCTTGAATCAATGCGACCGGCCAACAGGTTCACCTCCATCACGGAGCCGACTTTCCAGAGCGGGAGCGCACGACTATAAAATTTCATCAGCTCGAGGGCGGCGATATCGCCGAGTACCGAAGCCATCGAAGGATGGAAGCCCGCCACCTGCTGGCCGGCGAAGGCCTGCGCCTCCAGCGCAGACTCCAGCGCGTGGCCGGTGCGCGTGGATTCCAACCGCGCAATAAAGCATTCGAAGCAGGCTGTCTCGCCAGGAATCACGGAAGGGCCGATATAGCCGACCATATCCTGCAACACCACGGGAAGGAAGTGGCGGTCACGTTCCAGGCAGAAAGCGTTCCACTCTCGCATCAAGCGCAAGCCGCCGAAATCGGAAGTCGCCACAAGGCAATCAAACGAATCCGCTTGAAGCTTTGCCAGCCAGTCCTCATAGGCAAGGGGTTCAACGGCCACCTTCCACAACGGCGCCCGGAACTGCGTCCCGTCAAAGAAAGAAAGATTGCGGAGAAACGGATAATCAATCAGCGCGACATTTGTCACGCCGGAGGTGACTAGCGCGTTGGTCAGTTGGCGTGAAATGTGGTTGACGCCGAGAATCGCAACACGGACCTGGCTCAGTTGTTCAATGACTGCGCCGGTTGATGTCCCAAAATTCCAATAGAAAACATCGAGCGGGCCTTCAGGGTCGGCTGGGCCAGCGTCTTGGCCCGCCGGGATCACAAAGCGGCGGGCCAGCAGTTGCTCAATGAGTTGCCTGACAGCGGGGTGATCCGGAGCCGCAAAGTGGTCACAGGCTTCCCTGATCGTTATCCCTTCCCCCGTCATTGCAGCGAGCAGTATCTGAATGGCCGGCATCGCGCGCTCGCCGCGAATCATGACCTGTGTGGAGCCGCGTCTGAGGATCGCCCCCTCGGCGGATTCAATCAGTTGAACGGGCAGCGCGATGAAGCGCCGCGCATCCTCAACCGCAGCCGTCTGGTCACCGGCGGTCAGTCCATTCAGCCCGTGAGGGAGGTTATCATTGCTCATAGATGCTCCATAAAAGACGGTATGAAGAAGCCGGATAAAATGCCGGCAAATGCTCCTCATTCCGGTGTCTACAGCATTCCGCTCAATCTCTTTGGCTCCCGCGCTTCCTTTGAGAGAGAATTGGCATCGCTACTATCCCCCAGAAATTGACCAGCGAATGCATCAGAATTGCCGGATAAAGGTTGTTCGCAAACAGGGCCAGCGCCGATAGCATGAACGACAAGATCAATGCATAAATCACCATGCCTATTCCAAAAACCACATGGATACTGGCAAACATCAGCGCCGTGAAAAAGATTGCACGGGCCGTGTTCCCGGTATACGCCAGCAGCGCGTTGAAAACATATCCGCGAAAGATCAGCTCCTCAAGCGCCGGCACTGTCAGCGCGCCTAGTATGGTTAATAAGCTGAGTTCCAAGCGGGAGAGTCTATCCGATTGCGCGTGCTCGACCCGCTGCGCGTAAAACATTTTGAAGCCAAAATACCCAATGCCCCACTCCAAGATCGGCCAGAGCAGGATTCCTATCCCGGCCCCGATTATCGCCAGCGTTGCACCCGCGAAGGAAAGATTTCCTCCCCATCCCACGGTGACGCCGCCAACCCCTCGGCGTGCGAAGAGGAAGGAAAAGATCAGAGCCGCCACAAACGTCCAGATATTGTAGAGGCAGAGTGCAGCCGTGAACTGGCGCTGGATGTTCAGTGCCGCGAAAACTCGCGTGAGGTCAATCCGTGTCCGAGCCAGTAACGCATAGGAAAGCGAAGTCCCCGCAACCCCCATCCACGCCACTGGGAGGTAAATAATGGTCGGCAGATCAGCATTGACCATAGGCGTATTATTCCAAACCGGGAACACGACGCGCAGCATCAATGAAAGCAAGGCCCCGCGAAGAATGTGATCCAGGCCCGGTCTTTTTAAGCTGTTAGACAAAGCAATAGCTGGCTGCACCAATTGCACAGCCAGCAAAGCCGCTCGGCAACGATAGGCGCGGGCTTGCAGCCCCGCATCCTGTGTAGCCCCGCATCCGGGGTAAGCCAGAAGCAAAAGTTTTGAATCAAGCTAGATCAGCAGGTTTCGGCTGAGCCACAGAGACCGCACAGCAGCAGCAGCAGCAGGCAATACAGCAGCAGCAGCGAATGCCACCATCTCCACTGCCTCCGCCCCCGGTTGTCGTCCCCGGCTTCTTGAGCGCGGCAACAGCCACTGCGTTCAAGCCCTGCAAATCCTGGAACGTCAAGTTCAAGGTTGCCGGCGCCGTCGTGGGTTTTTCAATCAGTGACAATAAATCAGGTCGGGTGAGTTTCCTGACTCGTGGCGAGAGCACTTTCAATTCCTGGTCTGTAAATCCCATCCTTGTGAGTGGTGTTGTGGGCGTAATAACGATAGGGGTACTCACTGAAGCTTTTTTAGCCATTTCGCAATCTCCATTATAGTGATGTTGCTGGTTAATGTTGCTGGTGAGTCGGCGATGCATTGCAATCAAGAAAAAATGCAACGTCAACCGCGCCAAACGCTTTGGACGAATGGGCTGCCTAAGCAGCCCAGAGTCTGTAGTGCATTGAGAACGGAAATGATAAAAACAAGCTTGCTAGTCTGACTTGCTTAGCAAGATGGAAATGAAAGCCGCGCAATTTCCATTCGCACCCTAACGAAAGCTCAATAACCTGTCAATGGCGGGCAAGCTTTTGCCCGCCAAGAAAAAGAACCGCGCAGCGCGCGTCGCGCAAACTGTCCGCAAAAGTTTGACGCCCACCCGTCAATGGCTTGGCACCCCGGCTACGACTTTACTGTTGATGATCTATTCTGCCCGTAACGCCACAATCGGATCGAGCAACGCCGCTTTGCGCGCGGGCAATATGCCGGACAGGATGCCAATCACGCCGGAGACGACAACGGCCACGATCACGGCGGCAATCGAAAGATAGGTCTGGAAAACAAAGGCGGTCAGAATCCGGCCAATGGCCCAGGCGATCAACACGCCGACGGTGCCGCCGATAGCCGAGAGCATCACGGCTTCGATCAGGAACTGTTTGAGGATGTCGGTTTGGCGCGCGCCCAGGCTTTTGCGGATGCCGATTTCGCGAGTGCGTTCGGTCACACTGACCAGCATGATGTTCATGATGACAATGCCGCCGACGACCAGCGCGATGGCGGGCACGGCGGTCGCCGCGATGAAAATGGGCCCCAGCAATCTGTCGCGGATGCCCATCACCGCATCCGGTGTGTTGATGCCGAAATTGTCTTTCTCGT
This is a stretch of genomic DNA from Acidobacteriota bacterium. It encodes these proteins:
- a CDS encoding DUF433 domain-containing protein codes for the protein MSKARKQLIEGSNLYGIEPREVPLYSLLQASRYLKIPFGTLRSWVRGRDYPSGNEQGKKFSGPVILLSDPDVARLSFMNLVEAYVLNGIRRVENVPFYKVRNAIKYLEDKSPSKHPLADKLFLTNGVDLFIEDLGQLVNVSRGGQLAIRNVVEEYLRRIDRDPTKLLPVRLYPFLRSPHQAEEPKRVMIDPLVSFGRPVLAKTGVPTAIVAERFYAGDSTDELGRDYGVEREEIEEAVRYEAPARKAA
- a CDS encoding aminopeptidase P family protein, producing the protein MLKPTRSVFIAFLLLTTVVPAQEGFSPFTTDFPPEEFAARRTEVYKAIGENGLALVQGAPSPAGYTRFRQSNEFYYLCGIEVPHAYLLLDGATRRASLYLPHRNEGRERGEGKMLSAEDAAEVVKLSGVETVYGSDLLNEHLARATRTSGRALFTPFSPAEGFAMSRDLAVRVIGDYAADPFDGRPSREGALIQTLRGRFPQFEIKDLTPALDRLRLIKSPRELALIKKATRLGGLALMEAMRSTEPGIYEHELDGMAKYVYYRNGAQGEAYYSLIASGRNAWYPHYNAGKRQMRDGDFLLMDFAPDVGYYMSDVTRMMPVNGVFNAWQRELYGFYLGCYQAVLKAINPNVTAQVVIQEAVKEMEQLLASSKFSKPAYENAAKAFVARYQASAKNPNASLGHWVGMATHDDGPHEGPLRAGMVFTIEPALTVPEEQIYIRLEDLIIITATGKEIVSDFVPMEIDAIEKLMKEEGMLQRYPKDGGLPKP
- a CDS encoding BrnA antitoxin family protein; translation: MNANNLKTPSETDWARIDALTDEEIDTSDIPPLTDQFFAQATWRLPRKKEEVTLKVDATVLEWYRAQGEEFQQLIEAALRIYADAHRVTN
- a CDS encoding BrnT family toxin, with protein sequence MRFDWDEAKNRINIRKHGFDFADAWQIFEGPVLTVPETREDYGEDRWIGIGFLQARVVVVVYVERGFDMLRIISLRKAQKHERQQFEDALRNGLGTY
- a CDS encoding ABC transporter permease, whose protein sequence is MRTDITENFWMAIDTLRANKLRSFLTVIGVVIGVMTVMAIASIISGIDYAVTQQIESFGTNSLFINKFDRGIRFGPPTREERMRKPLTYDDAVALAQLPSVSISVPLLNITNDYFGRKIEVKGGGTQSAAVLLQGTLPDYEKAGIWVISAGRFFTQGENDNTDEVCVIGASVADQFFPFGSPLDKTITIGGREFRVIGVLEKREQLFGGGQGNNDQNNIIFMPYSLALRLKPRADDVFILAVAKPGMLKTAQDQVADLLRIRRQVSFGQPNNFGIQTADSIIDTFRSITFGVALAMIAISSVGLMVGGIGVMNIMLVSVTERTKEIGIRKAIGGKRRDILWQFLIEAMTLTGLGGLIGLFFGWLITLLIKLIVPSYVPLWAPIAGFVSSVGIGLIFGLWPAWKAARMDPIEALRYE
- a CDS encoding tetratricopeptide repeat protein; this translates as MEKRATIDFTRDPGTLSLPGFRARSQETLRQQIENAGLPGTWVAADLSLGAWRGQQVAREFFAQLALELPSSEFAVADWHRAAPPREISYADIIGEFIDAEALGDRATVESLNFAQRIRERVQGVAPYLFLVIAPRAALPWENENLLFIRFLAQALRATPSKIALVAADADDPAVPADWEIDWQGSREPPPVTVAGDILGLVPGVSSPEMRLALAAADLPPAAALIPLANGYCLVPPERRRRPQDVARLEFDRLGALARPFGWLDAYAQFHGNNMYVEPWFLYTEGQRRLAEGGLGITLRLLERALTKLRIGLDWGIFQSYAQGLRVASQRFAEAANIPDPPAVLPPEMRSFLLQSKGWGYVMTGNLACAEACFQQACSFADPAGQERREYLYLLNIFALCRLKAGDITQALALEKEIEERTARLPFPDRRLQYVNSINLARLYRRRQEFEQAEQYFNAAFSTTLGARSESDALYANLILARLAAERGNHREAFSAWMRAGLHWAASNAPEAVGARVVSSLLGKSAKFEGSMPEAVSASIAASLLAAAALSGSAEIARALQNAKPATLPAPVFARTEQLRQVLPAAGFHCALLGPGFAVLGMHNPLTPQIADRTSGNSGRYSSPC
- a CDS encoding SagB family peptide dehydrogenase codes for the protein MLNSNRFTDPPISEGDGDLIWETFHENSKLSAFDVPPADHEVLARMEQLAESFSFHGYPVLELPATLAPLTIPLGEALLKRSTAKQMLPLPVNLQTVATLLHCAAGITRDQRSLGYPRAFRAAPSAGALYPLEIYFHSAHAEGFPTGLYHYNPVENHLRRLRDGDQSETLARALAQQTNVHDASLLIFITAVFDRSTFKYGDRGYRFALLEAGHVAQNFNLVALGLGLGSINLGGYYDRRIDDFLDLDGLTHSTIYLIAIGQEAEASELNRAEG